Below is a genomic region from Ascaphus truei isolate aAscTru1 chromosome 8, aAscTru1.hap1, whole genome shotgun sequence.
TTAATATTGCCAGCATTAATATCCTAACATGACAGTGTGGTCTGATAACGTAATGTACCTTTAAGTCAATTGGCAGTGTCCCAGCCCTGAGTTAGCAAACATTTACTGGACCTAGATCACCTGGCACAAGATGGGACTGGATAagtgatttttttcccccttctaccTCTAAAACAAATCAATTTGAACACCACTCACTATCAGTATCGTAGGCACCTACAGTACAACTAAGTTGTTTTGAATTGATGCTGGAGCAATAACTTTTAATACAAATAAGCCTTCCTTTAACTGAAGTTCTCAGTTAAGTTTACAGGTGACCAGGAGAAAGATTCCTTTTGTAGAACAGAGGACACAATGCTGCAACTGACAGTGGAATAAGACATTTATTTAATCATATACCTCCAACAAACTGCTATGCTGAACTGTAAAGTGAACATATTACAGACTGGCAGGATAACACTGCCTCATTttgtacagttttttttttttttaaacatgataTTTTGTAAATAAAGAAAATACAAATCCATGCCACGGGCGGTTTATTTAAGTTGGAAAGAAACATGACTATTTCCATAACAGGTGCCAGACATCGATTTCATATTTAACCTAGGATCCTGTGGGGTAGAAAGGAAAAAAACATTGTTTATTAAGAATCACCCAATGCAACCTGAAATACAAATACAGCCAGTATCTCCTTCAAAAGACGCCAATGCAGTAAAGAGTGATTGATGGCCTGATACAGGCTTCTGgaggggattactgctttaatacAGACTATGGACCAATTAGCGAAGACTGTCACTCGCACAAAACATTTGTCAACCACATCCCTTCCAACAACTCAGAACACACCTTCAGCCATACATACTACATTGGATACTGTGACTATTAGTGTGGAGAGAATGTACATATATTCACAACTCGGGTGTCTGATCCAGGTGGAGTGTGCAGACATGAGGTTAGTTCTATTGACAGGGTCACAACTTTAGAAACAATCACTTGCCTCTATTTATCTGTCACAGCAGGAATCTGTTTCTTGGGCTTAAGTTTAAAGAAAAGGAAGATGGTGGCAATCCCTGCATATGTGGCCAACACACACTAAAGAGAAAGGAAATGTTAATAACTTGCAAGCAAATAAGCATAAATTTGATTttgattttgttttaatatacacgTACATTTCTTCTGCCTACGATTGTATAGGCGTTGAAGTACTTCTGGATGCCAGTAAACTGGTGCGTTCCTGAGTCGTGTCCTCCCATGACTGCTCTGCTGACCCTAAAAAGGAAAATAAGTATGCTGTCAAGTGAAGAGTCATGCTACTGTCAGGAAACATCGTCACCATTGCTGAATATGAAGGCTTCTCTGACTGCAAATTATTAAAAGCCTCAACTACTAAACAGTTAATCTCCCTCCCTAGCAAGCAGAAGCGGCTACATTAATAttcataattaaaaacacatttgccTTAATACTGAATGGAATGTAACCATTATGTACCTTGGCTTACATAATATGTAGCTGGGCTATAGACCCTTACATGTGAAATGTGGGAGGATTATGGAACGGGACGTCAAGTTAGAAATCATTAAACCATAATACTTGCATTACATTCTAAACTTATAGCAGCAATAATGAATTACTTTTTtgttataggtttgaagcaggaggtctctatAATTTAACTGGGTTAATTTCAATTTAGGGCAGGAGTGTGCAAACTTGAGGGCGTGGCAGTTACAgaagccctgcgctcttccccaaggctaCGACCCCTctgtctgcgctgcacgcgcacctGCCAGCGCGagcagccgagttccccggtctgcaggggggGTGGCCATGACATCTCCCGGTAcggtcgccctcattgggtgaaccgccggggggcgtggcctagcgctctgtcACTAGTCCTCACAATTTTCCTGTCAGCAGGAAAAACAGAGCGTGCAGCGCGGCGGCCACacagtgggcccggccccattgaggggcggctcttgtacCCGCAGCAGGgaccaaggcatttaaaataaatgccagggAGCGTGCGCGAGGCCTCTAACTTCCCTTACGGCTTCcagtgacgcgttgccatgatgCCACGGCAACACAGCGTTACATGAGGTCAGAAGATGACGGGCACCAGGTAAGTGGGGTAGTGGTGAGCAGacaaacgtttgcgcacccctggcttacggGATCCCCTGCTAtgtgagatacttacctccataggggatgccagtagcagctctagctgggctgtgtggggctatcgaaatggcagCTTTAATGTCCAAATAGGAAGACGTGATGTCATCCctatgcggcttcctattggcccgcgtggccaggacatttaaacttgtagAGCTGGTATGGGCAACCCCTACAGAGGTATctcgaggagcagggggtctccaaagctcaTCTGTATTATATtccatgtattgtatgtctttatatagcgccattaatgtacatagcgcttcacagtaataatactcgtggtaatcaaataacagaccatgggaataagtgctttagacataaaagtaacattaagaaagaggagtccctaccctgaggagcttacagtctaattggtaggtagggagaacgtacagagacagtaggagggagttctggtaagtgcgtctgcagggggccaagctttatgtatcatgtgttcagaatatccacagtgctattcatatgcttctttaagcaagtgtgtcttaggcctcggccatgtttagcgcttgctggcggaagcgtgctgacgcgcgctcccgctcagcactgagcccctacagtcgcaattagagcggctttagtaggggctgaCCTgcacttccgcaagcgcgcatcttaggggaatttaaaattcccccgcttgccagcgcgacaggccggtcacgtgagcggttcgcccaatgagggctaaccagctccgtgacgtcactggcccgcccccggccagtgacgcgcccgccccttgacggcgcgtgcggtaagcaaccgcaaggccagggaaagcacccgctttccctgcgcctcagcacgccagcagggagccttaaggtgggtcttaaaggtgga
It encodes:
- the ATP5MK gene encoding ATP synthase F(0) complex subunit k, mitochondrial; translated protein: MGGHDSGTHQFTGIQKYFNAYTIVGRRNCVLATYAGIATIFLFFKLKPKKQIPAVTDK